The window CATAATTAAAGTATTACCTTTAATACCTACCACACCACGAGAAAGCATGGCATAGGGGGTACGTCGTTGCCCAAAGCTACGCATGGCCTCGGCGACACCTGGCACCTCCCGTTCAAGGATCGGCTGCACTGCTTCTACCGTCACATCCCGTGGCCCAAGGCCTGTACCACCCGTTATCAAAATCAATTGAATCCCTGCGTTAATCCATCCCAGGATTTTTTGTTGAATGACCTCTTTCTCGTCGGGCACAATATCATAGTGACGCACTTCCACCGGAAAAGCGGTCATGGTTTCTTGAATAATTTTTCCCGATTTGTCGGATTTTTTCCCGCTCGCCACACTATCGGAGCTCACCAAGATGGCCGCAAGAATGGGCTTGGTAAAATTTTCACGAAAGTCGCTCTTGCCACCGGTTTTTTCAATCAAGCGAGTTTCCCCCAAAATTACTTCTTGATCAATGCCTTTCAACATGTCGTAGATAGTCAAGGCAGCCACCATCGCAGCGGTTAGCGCTTCCATCTCTACCCCGGTTTTACCGATCGTCTTGACTTCAGCACGTATTAAGATCTCAGTTTCTTTGTGTTCAAAATGAACAGCCACACTATCAAGCATTAAGGGATGACAATAAGGAATAAGTTCCGGCGTTTTTTTTGCCGCCAAAACTCCAGCGGCTCGAGCCACACTCAAAACTTCGCCCTTAGGGGTGTCTCCCCGCATAGCCTTGTCAATAGTATCTTTGCGGGCGACAACTCTCGATTCTGCCACGGCCGCACGAAGAGTTTCTATTTTACTGGATACATCGATCATAACTTTTAACCTCCAATTCCATACATACAAGGCACTCTCTCTTTTGCACTTTGCATAAAACCCAGATGTCCTTCCCGCTTACCTTGAATCAAGTTCACGATTTTATGAGCGAGGGTCTCATCGTCTTTTTCCTCTCCACGCAGAATATCGCGCACGGAAAGAACTCCATTGTAAGCCAGGCAATCTTGAACCCTGCCATCACAAGAAAGACGAATCCGATCACAACCATCACAGAAAGGCTTTGACACGGGACGGATGGTACCTAACACGACTCCAAAGTCTTTAACGAAATAATATTGGGCGGGCCCAAAACCTAATTTGTTCTCATAAGGCTCCAGAGTATATTTTTTTGATAGCCGAGCCAAAATTTGGCCCAAGGGTAAATAGGCATCTTGTTGAAATTGAGCCGGGCCAATGGGCATGAGTTCGATCAAACGCAACACAAGGTTTAAGTTTTTAGCAAAGTGCAAAAGATCTTCGACTTCTTCATCGTTAAAACCTCGTTGCACAACCATGTTGAGTTTGATGGGTTTAAAACCAAGGGCGATAGCCTTTTCCAAGCCCCTTAAAACTTTTTCTAAATCACCCCACCGTGTTACGTGACGAAATTTTTCAGGGTGAAGCGTGTCGAGATGAATATTAATTTTGTTTAAACCGGCTTGTTTCAACTCGTAGGCTAACGTTTCTAACAGCACCCCATTGGTGGTCAGCAATATTTCTTCTAACCCCGCAATCCCTTGAAGCATCGCGATAAGCCGCGGTAAATTTTTTCGCACCAAAGGTTCGCCACCGGTTAAGCGAACCCTTTTAACTCCCAAGGCAACCAGGATTCTCACCATGCGTGTAATTTCTTCGAAGCTTAAAATTTCGGATTTAGACTTGGTATGGACCCCATCCTCTGGCATGCAATAGCGACAGCGCAAGTTACAAAGATCCGTCACTGAAAGACGAAGATATTCAATCTTGCGATGGTAAGCATCAATGAGCATGAGCCTCCAAACGAGCCAAATCTTGCGGGGTGTTGATGTTACAAGACTGATGTGGGTGGAGATTGAGCCGATGAATATTGGGTTTGCCGGCCAAGAATTTCTTTAACGAACGTTCTCCTGTTAAAATCTGCTGCCTCATCCCTGCAAAAAGGGTGTGAGAGTAAACGGCCATGAGGTATTCTTCTTGCTCGCTAACGGGAATGATCGCATCAAAATTTTGCGCCTCTTTCAAAATACACTCAATGAGTGCAGGGTCGAGTAAAGGCAAATCACAGGCTACCACAAAAATTTTTTCTTTGTGCGTCAAACTAAACGCGGTTACCAACCCACCCATGGGCCCACGTTGGGGCAGAAGATCTTGATAAACGGGTAGAGGAAGATGACGGTAAACTTCCGGTGTGTTTGTTATCAAAAAAGTCTCGGCAAAAACTTCTTGCATGGCCTTTAAAACACGATGAATGATGGGAACCCCATCATAAAGGGCAAAGGCCTTATTGCTCCCAAAGCGCGCCGATTGGCCACCCGCCAAGATGACTCCCAAAATTTTTTCTTCTTTTAACATACCGGTTGACTCACTTGAGGATGGTGATGACAAGAACAATTCGCGTCCTCTGCTTTCCAAATAGGAACGAGTTTTTTAATTTGTTCAATCACATAGCGACAGGCGGCAAAGGCTTCGATCCGATGCTCGGAGGATACGGCAATCGCCACCGCAATCTCACCAACAGGCACCCACCCCGCACGATGAACAATGGAAATCCTTTCCAGGGGCCATTGCTGACTAGCCTCCGAACAAATTTTCCCAAATTGTTTGAGAGCCATGGTGGAATAAACTTCGTATTGAAGACCCTGAATACCAGGTTCAGCACGCACCCTGCCTATAAAGGGCACAATCGCGCCGCTCATAGGGGTCAAGACCGATTCGATCACCTCTGCAACTTGAATGGCTTCGTTGGTAATTTTAAGCATATTAGCCTCCACTCACGGGGGGTATAAAAGCAACTTCGTCCCCATCCTGTACCCAGGTGTCATAAGGCACATACTCTCCATTCACCGCCACCCTCACCCAACTCCTCCATCGCTTGGCTTCGGTAATATCGTCGAATAGATCTAAAAAAATTTGCTCCGCCGTACAGGGCTTGAAGAAATCAAAGGCTTTCTCGGACGCTTTAAAATAATCTTTTAATTGAGAAAAAAATTTAACTTGGACTGTCATGGTAGTTCCTCCCATAATTCGACTTCAACCGATTCTCCAATTCCAATACGGTCTTTTGTTTCAGGAATGAGGATGACTCCATTGGCATCGGCCAAGGTCTTAAGCCGAGCCGAACCCTGCGGCCCAGCAGGACGAGCCAAATATTCCCCATCACAATATTGAAGGGTTGCTCGCAGATAATCTTCTTTTCCTAGCGAACCAACACACACTTCTGTCGCCCTAGCCAGGCGGCGTGGGCGCATACACTCCCCTGCCCCCATCATTTTTAACAGGGCAGGGCGAACGAAACGATCGAAGGTCACCCAAGCCGACACCGGGTTTCCTGGTAACCCAAAGATGAGTTGCTGATCAAAACGCGCAAACAACAAAGGTTTTCCAGGCTTGATTGCAATTTTATGAAACAAAATTTCAGCGCCCATCTTGGCCAAAATCTTTGGCACAAAATCATAATCCCCCGCTGAAACACCCCCCATACAAAGGATAACATCCACCCCTGGTGAGGCTTTAAAACAATCTTCTAATTGTTTTTCGTTGTCCCTTACCCACAAAATTTCATCGGGTGTAATACCTATCTCCTCTAAAGCAGCGACGATGCTGGGGCCATTGCTATTATAAATTTGCCCCTCTTTCAAAGGCACCCCGGGTTTTACCAGTTCATCACCCGTGACAATGACCCTTGTCTTAGGTTTCGCGCCTACCCAAACATGTTCAAGCCCTAAGCTCGATAGTAAGGCAATCCCTCGCGAGGTAATACGAGTGCCTCGTGATAAAACTAACTCGCCTTCTACGATATCCTCTCCAACTTTTCGGACATGTCGGCCCGGTTTTAAGGGTTGGGTAACAACCAGCATTTGGGTCAAGTCTTGACATGAGACAGGTTTTAAACTTTCTTGACTAACCTGTCTCATGTCAAGACTTGACCCCATTACGCATTCCTCAAAGGGAATCACCGCGTCTGCTCCCGGAGGAATCGGAGCCCCCGTCATGATCCGAATGGCCTGCCCTGGTTGGAGGGGTGTTGTCCGCAGGGGGTCACCTGCCGCGAGGGTTCCTACGATCTTCAGTGAAACAGGGTGGCCGACAGAAGCAACTTCGGTATCATGATGGCAGAGGGCATAGCCATCCATGGCAGAATGATCAAAGACAGGAAGATCGATGGGGGCAAGAAGCGATGAGGCAAGATAACGATAAAGGGCATCGATCAGAGAAACTTTTTCTGAAGAGAGGGATCGAACAGAGGCGAGAATTTTTTCATGGGCTTCTGACGCAGATATCACATCTTCTCCTTTTCAATTCAGTCCCTATCGTGGGACATCGGAAGACAAAACCGTTTCCAGTTCTGCCCCGTTCCCCCTGCCATATCTTTTTTCAAGACTTAGGCAGGAGGAATTGGAGTTTGACTAAACTATGAAACACAATAAAAAAGATCAAAATGATGCCACACAGCTTACTGCATGATCTTCGTCAGCAAGAGAAAGCAGGAGGGAGAAGTGGGGTCGGTTCACCTCTAACGCAATGTCAACAACTCCGTTCGGATGGTTTCGTCAATCCGGAGGAAAACTAACACTTTATTTCCGCCCCCCTCCGCCCATACCACCACCAACAGGCCAAGAGGCAGGTCGCGTAATAGACGGCAAACCCGTAGAAGGCGTATTCGGGCGTTTTCGCCTCGATCTGCGAGCCAAAGACCTTTGGGATGATAAACGATCCGTAAGCAGCGACGGCTGCTGTCCAACCAAGTACGGGCCCTGCCTGGTCCATTTTAAAGATGATGGGCACCATGCGGAAAGTGGAGCCATTGCCTATTCCGGTGGTGACAAATAGAACAAGAAAAAGGGTCAGGAAAGGAAGGAAGAACTGTTCCGGGGAGGCCGAGGCCCCCGCCGCCTTGATGCAATACGCTGTTCCAAAGGCGGCGCCGATCATGATGACCGTATCCCAGAAAGTCACCTTAGCGCCCCCCCACTTATCGGAAAGCCATCCCCCCAGGGGGCGGGCGATTGAGCCGACAAGCGGCCCCAACCAGGCATACGCAAAGGGATTGGGGGCACGGGGGTTGGGAGTTCCATCCGGAAGCTGACCAAAGACAATCCGGATTAAAAGGGGGAGCGCGGCGGAATAGCCGATGAATGAACCGAAGGTCATTACGTACAAGTAGGTCATGATCCAGGTATGCTTGTTCTTGAAGATGGCGAAGACCCGGTCGATTCGGTTTTTCATCTCCCCTCGGATCAACTTCATAAGGGCCAACGTGACAAGGATGGTCGTGGGAAGAACAATCCACATATTTATTTTTAATTGGATTAGCAAGGCGGAGCCCACGAGGGTTCCAACAAAACCGATAATACCCAAACCCGTTACCTTGAGGATCGCCACGACGGGATGCCCCACGTCGTACATGGGAAGGGTATCCAATCCCCACCAGGCAATCAGACCCAACAGGGCCAGAAGGGGCACCCACGCAAGACCGTTGTTCTGAATCCAGATCCATTGGCCAGCCCTGGGCCCCGAGGTCGCCATGATTCCATCGCCCCCCAAGGCC of the Deltaproteobacteria bacterium genome contains:
- a CDS encoding bifunctional molybdenum cofactor biosynthesis protein MoaC/MoaB, which gives rise to MIDVSSKIETLRAAVAESRVVARKDTIDKAMRGDTPKGEVLSVARAAGVLAAKKTPELIPYCHPLMLDSVAVHFEHKETEILIRAEVKTIGKTGVEMEALTAAMVAALTIYDMLKGIDQEVILGETRLIEKTGGKSDFRENFTKPILAAILVSSDSVASGKKSDKSGKIIQETMTAFPVEVRHYDIVPDEKEVIQQKILGWINAGIQLILITGGTGLGPRDVTVEAVQPILEREVPGVAEAMRSFGQRRTPYAMLSRGVVGIKGNTLIMTLPGSSRGVRESLAALFPNVLHSFKMMRGGGHGA
- a CDS encoding antiporter encodes the protein MATTLRIQHWDPEDPLSWEEGKHHAARNLAVSIPCLACSFAIWLFWSIITVQMKNLGFPFTDAQLFTLSAIAGLSGATLRIVNSFMITIAGGRIVISVSTLLLILPSLGAGIALQHTTTPYEIFVVLAALSGIGGGNFSSSMANITHFFPRRRQGLALGLNAGLGNLGVSLMQVLLPLAVAVPLFGALGGDGIMATSGPRAGQWIWIQNNGLAWVPLLALLGLIAWWGLDTLPMYDVGHPVVAILKVTGLGIIGFVGTLVGSALLIQLKINMWIVLPTTILVTLALMKLIRGEMKNRIDRVFAIFKNKHTWIMTYLYVMTFGSFIGYSAALPLLIRIVFGQLPDGTPNPRAPNPFAYAWLGPLVGSIARPLGGWLSDKWGGAKVTFWDTVIMIGAAFGTAYCIKAAGASASPEQFFLPFLTLFLVLFVTTGIGNGSTFRMVPIIFKMDQAGPVLGWTAAVAAYGSFIIPKVFGSQIEAKTPEYAFYGFAVYYATCLLACWWWYGRRGAEIKC
- a CDS encoding molybdenum cofactor biosynthesis protein MoaE, encoding MLKITNEAIQVAEVIESVLTPMSGAIVPFIGRVRAEPGIQGLQYEVYSTMALKQFGKICSEASQQWPLERISIVHRAGWVPVGEIAVAIAVSSEHRIEAFAACRYVIEQIKKLVPIWKAEDANCSCHHHPQVSQPVC
- a CDS encoding MoaD/ThiS family protein — protein: MTVQVKFFSQLKDYFKASEKAFDFFKPCTAEQIFLDLFDDITEAKRWRSWVRVAVNGEYVPYDTWVQDGDEVAFIPPVSGG
- the moaA gene encoding GTP 3',8-cyclase MoaA; protein product: MLIDAYHRKIEYLRLSVTDLCNLRCRYCMPEDGVHTKSKSEILSFEEITRMVRILVALGVKRVRLTGGEPLVRKNLPRLIAMLQGIAGLEEILLTTNGVLLETLAYELKQAGLNKINIHLDTLHPEKFRHVTRWGDLEKVLRGLEKAIALGFKPIKLNMVVQRGFNDEEVEDLLHFAKNLNLVLRLIELMPIGPAQFQQDAYLPLGQILARLSKKYTLEPYENKLGFGPAQYYFVKDFGVVLGTIRPVSKPFCDGCDRIRLSCDGRVQDCLAYNGVLSVRDILRGEEKDDETLAHKIVNLIQGKREGHLGFMQSAKERVPCMYGIGG
- a CDS encoding molybdenum cofactor guanylyltransferase, whose product is MLKEEKILGVILAGGQSARFGSNKAFALYDGVPIIHRVLKAMQEVFAETFLITNTPEVYRHLPLPVYQDLLPQRGPMGGLVTAFSLTHKEKIFVVACDLPLLDPALIECILKEAQNFDAIIPVSEQEEYLMAVYSHTLFAGMRQQILTGERSLKKFLAGKPNIHRLNLHPHQSCNINTPQDLARLEAHAH
- a CDS encoding molybdopterin molybdotransferase MoeA: MISASEAHEKILASVRSLSSEKVSLIDALYRYLASSLLAPIDLPVFDHSAMDGYALCHHDTEVASVGHPVSLKIVGTLAAGDPLRTTPLQPGQAIRIMTGAPIPPGADAVIPFEECVMGSSLDMRQVSQESLKPVSCQDLTQMLVVTQPLKPGRHVRKVGEDIVEGELVLSRGTRITSRGIALLSSLGLEHVWVGAKPKTRVIVTGDELVKPGVPLKEGQIYNSNGPSIVAALEEIGITPDEILWVRDNEKQLEDCFKASPGVDVILCMGGVSAGDYDFVPKILAKMGAEILFHKIAIKPGKPLLFARFDQQLIFGLPGNPVSAWVTFDRFVRPALLKMMGAGECMRPRRLARATEVCVGSLGKEDYLRATLQYCDGEYLARPAGPQGSARLKTLADANGVILIPETKDRIGIGESVEVELWEELP